A single Magnetospirillum sp. WYHS-4 DNA region contains:
- a CDS encoding bi-domain-containing oxidoreductase, translating into MKQIIQSARTGKLALRQVPDPKVKGGHLLVRTRASLISAGTERMVVEFARKSLVGKAQARPDLVRKVLDKAKRDGIAATLKAVLARLDEPLPLGYSAAGEVVAVGAGLEGVFRVGDRVAVAGAGLANHAELNVVPRNLATRIPAGVAYEEACFGTLGAIALHSVRNLEAGLGDVVAVIGVGLLGQLAVQFLALQGCRAVVLDYNPDRLALAKRLGAEAGLALNEPGLEEAVRGLTGGLGCDRVLIAAATESSEPFEVAALVARDRAKVAMVGMTGTAFPYAAFMKKELSLVVSRSYGPGRYDPDYEGRGVKYPEGWVRWTETENLAETVRLMAGPAGRRLDVGALTTHTYALDEAEAAYALVTEGKEPHLGVVLAYAGEPPRPAIARPASARPVLPAGRCVLGVIGAGNFARTVLLPELKRLPGVELHTLATQRGATSDHGRQTFGFRHGVADEAEVLDNPEINAVLIATRHDSHAALTARALAAGKNVLVEKPLALSLEEVNRVAEARNGSAAFFQVGFNRRFAPLAVKMRDGLAKASGPKFLTIRVNAGHVPPESWVHADEGGGRVLGEVCHFVDLARFFVGVPIVSVQADAAQAIRGGADDVAATLRFADGSLATLAYTGLGDSAYSKERYEAFAGGAVLALDNFRSLRVTENGRSHVGKAQVQDKGFQGSLAAFVKAVAEGGAAPIDEAELVETATATVLVMESLRRGERMDM; encoded by the coding sequence ATGAAGCAGATCATCCAGAGCGCCCGCACGGGCAAGCTGGCCCTCCGCCAGGTTCCCGACCCCAAGGTCAAGGGCGGGCACCTCCTGGTGCGCACGCGGGCTTCCCTGATTTCCGCCGGCACCGAGCGCATGGTCGTCGAATTTGCCCGCAAGTCCCTGGTCGGCAAGGCCCAGGCGCGGCCCGACCTGGTGCGCAAGGTGCTCGACAAGGCCAAGCGCGACGGCATCGCCGCCACCTTGAAGGCGGTGCTCGCCCGCTTGGACGAACCCTTGCCGCTCGGCTATTCGGCGGCCGGCGAGGTGGTGGCGGTGGGCGCCGGACTGGAAGGTGTCTTCCGGGTCGGCGACCGGGTGGCCGTCGCCGGCGCCGGGCTCGCCAACCATGCCGAACTGAACGTGGTGCCGCGCAACCTGGCGACTCGCATTCCCGCCGGCGTCGCCTACGAGGAAGCCTGTTTCGGCACCCTGGGCGCCATCGCGCTGCATTCGGTGCGCAACCTGGAAGCCGGACTGGGCGACGTGGTGGCCGTGATCGGCGTCGGGCTGCTGGGGCAGTTGGCGGTGCAGTTCCTGGCCCTGCAGGGCTGCCGGGCGGTGGTTCTCGACTACAACCCGGATCGTCTGGCCCTCGCCAAGCGGCTGGGGGCGGAAGCGGGCCTCGCCCTGAACGAGCCGGGCCTGGAGGAAGCCGTCCGCGGCCTGACCGGCGGCCTGGGCTGCGACCGGGTGCTGATCGCCGCCGCCACCGAATCCTCCGAACCCTTCGAGGTTGCCGCCCTCGTGGCCCGCGACCGCGCCAAGGTCGCCATGGTCGGCATGACCGGTACCGCCTTCCCTTACGCCGCCTTCATGAAGAAGGAACTCAGCCTGGTGGTCTCGCGCTCCTACGGGCCGGGCCGCTACGATCCGGACTACGAGGGCCGGGGCGTCAAGTATCCGGAAGGATGGGTGCGTTGGACCGAGACCGAGAACCTGGCGGAAACGGTCCGCCTGATGGCCGGCCCGGCGGGCCGGCGCCTCGACGTGGGAGCGCTGACCACCCACACCTATGCCCTGGACGAGGCGGAAGCCGCCTACGCCCTGGTCACCGAGGGCAAGGAGCCCCACCTGGGCGTGGTGCTCGCCTATGCCGGCGAGCCCCCCCGTCCCGCCATCGCCAGGCCTGCCTCCGCCAGGCCGGTCCTGCCGGCCGGGCGCTGTGTGCTGGGGGTGATCGGGGCCGGCAACTTCGCGCGCACCGTGCTGCTGCCCGAACTGAAGCGCCTGCCGGGCGTGGAATTGCACACCCTGGCGACCCAGCGGGGCGCCACTTCCGATCACGGCCGGCAAACCTTCGGATTCCGCCATGGGGTGGCCGACGAGGCGGAAGTCCTGGACAATCCCGAAATCAATGCGGTGCTGATCGCCACCCGCCACGACAGCCACGCGGCGCTGACCGCCCGGGCCCTGGCGGCCGGAAAGAACGTGCTGGTGGAAAAGCCCCTCGCCCTCAGCCTGGAGGAAGTCAACCGGGTGGCCGAGGCGCGCAACGGCTCCGCCGCCTTCTTCCAGGTCGGGTTCAACCGCCGCTTCGCACCCCTGGCCGTGAAGATGCGCGATGGGCTGGCGAAGGCCTCCGGGCCCAAGTTCCTGACCATCCGGGTCAACGCCGGCCATGTGCCGCCGGAAAGCTGGGTCCATGCCGACGAGGGCGGCGGCCGCGTACTGGGCGAGGTCTGCCACTTCGTCGACTTGGCCCGCTTCTTCGTCGGGGTGCCGATCGTTTCCGTGCAGGCCGACGCCGCCCAGGCAATTCGGGGCGGGGCGGACGACGTGGCGGCGACCCTGCGCTTCGCCGACGGCAGCTTGGCGACGCTGGCCTACACGGGTCTGGGCGATTCCGCCTACAGCAAGGAACGCTACGAGGCCTTCGCCGGCGGAGCCGTGCTGGCGCTGGACAATTTCCGCAGCCTCAGGGTCACCGAAAACGGCCGCAGCCACGTCGGCAAGGCCCAGGTGCAGGACAAGGGCTTCCAGGGATCGCTGGCCGCCTTCGTCAAGGCGGTGGCCGAAGGCGGGGCCGCCCCCATCGACGAGGCCGAACTTGTCGAAACCGCCACCGCCACCGTGCTGGTCATGGAATCCTTGAGGCGCGGCGAACGCATGGATATGTAG
- the rfaE1 gene encoding D-glycero-beta-D-manno-heptose-7-phosphate kinase, whose product MTDLVPLVAVLDRARVLCIGDVMLDRFVYGEVERISPEAPIPVLQVARETAMLGGAGNVVRNLTSLGASVRFVAAVGDDGAGADIDRLLADQATAKATLVAVAGRRTAIKTRFIAGSQQLLRADRETKAPLSEDARSQVIEAAREALPEVAVVVLSDYGKGVLEAGMAAELIALARAAGKPVIVDPKGSDYERYRGAGLLTPNRKELHEATRMPVDGPDRIAAAAQSLIAAHGVDAVLATLGADGMMLVRADGRRTALSAEAREVFDVSGAGDTVVATLAAALASGADLEQAAALANVAAGIVVGKVGTATCYPDEVTAALHHRDISDAEIKVLSLEQALQRREAWRGQGLKVGFTNGCFDLLHAGHVALLAQARANCDRLIVGLNADDSVRRLNKGPERPINGEMARAVVLASLGSVDAVVLFGEDTPLKLIEILKPDLLVKGSDYTLDTVVGAEIVQSHGGRVLLADLKPGFSTTGIVARLSQ is encoded by the coding sequence GTGACCGATCTCGTTCCCCTCGTCGCCGTTCTGGACCGGGCCCGGGTGCTTTGCATCGGCGACGTGATGCTGGACCGTTTCGTTTACGGCGAGGTGGAGCGCATCTCGCCCGAGGCCCCCATCCCGGTGCTGCAGGTAGCGCGCGAGACCGCCATGCTGGGCGGCGCGGGCAACGTGGTGCGTAACCTGACATCGCTGGGCGCCTCGGTGCGTTTCGTCGCCGCCGTCGGCGACGACGGGGCCGGCGCCGACATCGACCGCCTGCTGGCCGATCAGGCGACGGCAAAAGCCACCCTGGTGGCCGTGGCGGGGCGCCGCACCGCCATCAAGACCCGCTTCATCGCCGGTTCGCAGCAGTTGCTGCGCGCCGACCGCGAGACCAAGGCGCCCTTGTCCGAGGACGCCCGCAGCCAAGTGATCGAGGCCGCCCGCGAGGCGCTGCCCGAAGTCGCGGTGGTAGTGCTTTCCGACTACGGCAAGGGCGTGCTGGAAGCCGGCATGGCGGCCGAACTGATCGCGCTGGCCCGGGCGGCCGGCAAGCCGGTGATCGTCGATCCCAAGGGCAGCGACTACGAACGCTACCGGGGGGCCGGCCTGCTCACCCCCAATCGCAAGGAATTGCACGAGGCGACCCGCATGCCGGTGGACGGTCCGGACCGGATCGCCGCCGCCGCCCAATCCCTGATCGCCGCCCACGGCGTGGACGCGGTGCTGGCCACCTTGGGCGCCGACGGCATGATGCTGGTGCGCGCCGATGGCCGGCGGACCGCCCTTTCCGCCGAAGCCCGCGAGGTGTTCGACGTCTCCGGGGCAGGCGATACGGTGGTCGCCACCCTGGCCGCCGCCCTGGCTTCGGGCGCCGACCTGGAACAGGCCGCGGCCCTGGCCAACGTGGCGGCGGGCATCGTGGTCGGCAAGGTGGGCACCGCCACCTGCTACCCGGACGAGGTCACCGCCGCCCTGCACCACCGCGACATCTCGGATGCCGAAATCAAGGTGCTGTCCCTGGAACAGGCGCTGCAGCGCCGGGAAGCCTGGCGCGGCCAGGGCCTCAAGGTGGGCTTCACCAACGGCTGCTTCGACCTGTTGCACGCCGGCCACGTGGCCCTGCTGGCCCAGGCGAGGGCCAATTGCGACCGCCTGATCGTCGGCCTGAACGCCGACGATTCGGTCAGGCGCCTGAACAAGGGCCCGGAACGGCCGATCAACGGCGAGATGGCGCGCGCCGTCGTTCTCGCCTCCCTGGGCAGCGTCGACGCGGTGGTGCTGTTCGGCGAGGATACGCCGCTGAAGCTGATCGAGATCCTGAAGCCCGACCTGCTGGTCAAGGGCTCCGACTACACCCTCGATACCGTGGTGGGGGCGGAGATCGTCCAGTCCCACGGCGGGCGCGTCCTGCTGGCCGACCTCAAGCCCGGCTTCAGCACCACCGGCATCGTCGCCAGGCTGAGCCAGTAG
- a CDS encoding multidrug effflux MFS transporter has protein sequence MVTASLPLAALLTALVSFGPLSTDMYLPALPAMTGDLGTGVAEVQLTLSLFVAGFALAQLLVGPLSDRFGRRPVLMGGLTLYVLAGLACMLAPSVETLTAARFVQALGACTGSVLGRAVVRDLHEPDQAARLLAYMGAAMALAPMVAPLLGGFLTVRWGWRSIFGALVLIGAVLLALVARRLPETNAHPDALALRPGRMLANYAGLLRHRVYVGHLLTVAFGFAGLFAFISGSSFVLIGDFGVDPQDFGFAFGLVVAGYGLGSLASGRLVRRLGIARLIPLGCSTSLAGALALLALAGVHQVAAVVGPMAIFAAGTGLLLPNALAGAIGPFPRMAGAAALVGFVQMGTAALAGVAVGQWHDGTALPMASVIATTATAALAAHFAVARR, from the coding sequence ATGGTGACCGCTTCCCTTCCCTTGGCCGCCCTTCTCACGGCCCTGGTGTCCTTCGGGCCCCTGTCCACCGACATGTACCTGCCGGCCCTGCCGGCCATGACCGGGGACCTGGGTACCGGCGTGGCCGAGGTGCAGCTCACCCTCAGCCTGTTCGTCGCCGGCTTCGCGCTCGCCCAGTTGTTGGTCGGGCCCCTGTCGGACCGCTTCGGGCGGCGGCCGGTGCTGATGGGCGGCCTGACCCTCTATGTCCTCGCGGGGCTGGCCTGCATGCTGGCGCCTAGCGTCGAGACGCTGACCGCCGCCCGCTTCGTCCAGGCCCTGGGCGCCTGCACCGGATCGGTGCTGGGGCGGGCCGTGGTGCGCGACTTGCACGAGCCCGACCAGGCGGCCCGGCTGCTCGCCTACATGGGGGCCGCCATGGCTCTGGCCCCCATGGTGGCGCCCCTGCTGGGCGGCTTTCTGACGGTCCGATGGGGTTGGCGGTCGATTTTCGGCGCCCTGGTCCTCATCGGCGCCGTCCTGCTGGCCCTGGTCGCCCGCCGCCTGCCCGAGACCAACGCCCATCCGGACGCCTTGGCCTTGCGGCCCGGACGCATGCTGGCCAACTACGCCGGCCTGCTCCGCCACCGGGTCTACGTCGGACACCTCTTGACCGTCGCCTTCGGCTTCGCCGGGCTGTTCGCCTTCATCTCCGGCTCATCTTTCGTGCTGATCGGCGACTTCGGGGTCGATCCCCAGGATTTCGGCTTCGCCTTCGGCCTGGTGGTAGCCGGCTACGGCCTGGGCAGCCTGGCCTCGGGCCGGCTGGTACGGCGTCTGGGAATCGCCCGGCTGATTCCGCTGGGCTGCTCGACCAGCCTGGCGGGCGCGCTGGCCCTGCTGGCCCTGGCAGGCGTCCATCAGGTCGCCGCCGTGGTCGGCCCCATGGCGATCTTCGCCGCCGGCACCGGGCTCCTGCTGCCCAACGCCCTGGCCGGTGCCATCGGGCCCTTCCCCCGCATGGCGGGCGCCGCCGCCCTGGTGGGCTTCGTCCAGATGGGGACGGCCGCCCTGGCGGGGGTGGCGGTCGGGCAGTGGCACGACGGCACGGCCCTGCCCATGGCCTCGGTCATCGCGACCACGGCGACGGCCGCCTTGGCGGCCCACTTCGCCGTGGCCCGGCGATGA
- a CDS encoding DUF2892 domain-containing protein, with protein sequence MYQNIGNIDRILRILIGAVLINLTIVGVLPVWGYIGVVPLLTALIGWCPAYLPFGIKTCKTK encoded by the coding sequence ATGTACCAGAACATCGGCAACATCGACCGCATCCTGCGCATCCTGATCGGCGCGGTGCTCATCAACCTGACCATCGTCGGCGTGCTGCCGGTATGGGGCTATATCGGCGTCGTGCCGCTGCTCACCGCCCTCATCGGCTGGTGCCCCGCCTACCTGCCCTTCGGCATCAAGACCTGCAAGACCAAGTAG
- a CDS encoding isoprenylcysteine carboxylmethyltransferase family protein: protein MDHLSYALAWLSFGAGHSWLASQAPKRRLAPWLGRGYRLAYNAFAACHVVAVVAFGYWLFAAPARFANPFWPLALAGLAVVGFGLKDYDLGRLLGTFQLRHPDAPEDEPLSRDGLHRYVRHPLYAGSFLVLWGKAADEFELATAVWASLYLLIGAACEERRLLARYGQAYADYRRRVPAFVPWKGRAW, encoded by the coding sequence ATGGACCACCTATCCTACGCCCTCGCCTGGCTGAGTTTCGGGGCCGGCCATTCCTGGCTGGCTTCCCAGGCGCCGAAGCGGCGGCTCGCGCCCTGGCTCGGCCGGGGCTACCGGCTGGCCTACAACGCCTTCGCCGCTTGTCATGTCGTCGCCGTCGTCGCCTTCGGATATTGGCTGTTCGCGGCGCCGGCCCGCTTCGCCAATCCCTTCTGGCCTTTGGCCTTGGCCGGGCTGGCGGTGGTGGGGTTCGGCCTGAAGGACTACGACCTGGGACGGCTGCTGGGCACCTTCCAGTTGCGCCATCCGGACGCCCCCGAGGACGAGCCCCTCAGCCGCGACGGCTTGCACCGTTATGTCCGCCATCCCCTCTATGCCGGCAGCTTCCTCGTTCTCTGGGGCAAGGCGGCAGACGAGTTCGAACTGGCGACCGCCGTCTGGGCCAGCCTCTACCTGCTCATCGGCGCCGCCTGCGAGGAAAGGCGCCTGCTGGCCCGCTACGGCCAGGCCTACGCCGACTACCGCCGCCGGGTACCGGCCTTCGTTCCCTGGAAGGGGCGGGCATGGTGA
- a CDS encoding D-sedoheptulose 7-phosphate isomerase, which yields MDLNKFFASELAQHRAAVEAVQGSLREPFVRLVGVCAAAIRSGRKILFFGNGGSAADAQHLATELTVRYKKDRAPIAALALTTDTSTLTAAGNDFGFQDLFARQVHALGQAGDVAIGISTSGRSENVNRALNTARNLGLTAAALGGRDGGPMKDIADPILIVPSDDTARIQEMHILIGHMLCGALEKELGLL from the coding sequence ATGGACCTCAACAAGTTCTTCGCATCCGAACTGGCCCAGCACCGGGCGGCCGTCGAGGCCGTGCAGGGGAGCCTCCGCGAACCCTTCGTCCGCTTGGTCGGGGTCTGTGCCGCCGCCATCCGTTCGGGCCGCAAGATCCTGTTCTTCGGCAACGGAGGCAGTGCCGCCGACGCCCAGCACCTGGCGACGGAACTGACGGTGCGCTACAAGAAGGACCGCGCCCCCATCGCCGCCCTGGCGCTGACCACCGACACATCCACCCTGACCGCCGCCGGCAACGACTTCGGCTTCCAGGACCTGTTCGCCCGCCAGGTGCATGCCCTGGGGCAGGCCGGCGACGTGGCCATCGGCATTTCCACCTCGGGCCGCAGCGAGAACGTCAACCGGGCGCTGAACACCGCCCGCAACCTGGGCCTGACGGCGGCCGCCCTGGGCGGGCGCGACGGCGGCCCCATGAAGGACATCGCCGACCCCATCCTGATCGTGCCGTCCGACGACACGGCACGCATCCAGGAAATGCACATCCTGATCGGCCATATGCTCTGCGGGGCGCTGGAAAAGGAGCTGGGGCTGCTGTGA